One uncultured Tolumonas sp. DNA segment encodes these proteins:
- a CDS encoding helix-turn-helix transcriptional regulator, translating to MPKSVSNVIMRNVLQKLKGDGVNTKSIIEYCGVSDYEIERDNGRIAEHKHYRFMLKTKEYLQPFNDFIFDNFMTLSFQNHPDFVGICLNESSAKEALDSYVRYRIMIGNCDDLIKHAGAEKSSFEYINLGPKELGASQAIFNFIMLYSIVKNYSDSFRVNIGFVGKPPQRKHLLDMFFNTPCLWEQNSNFIIFNNQELDRPRQGYNGSLNSMQKVRLNELCRNLESDSNYSSLIKEMIIHSIHLGRFDGDDSILEDICNNLSISRWTLNRKLQNENTSFITLLKETKIKMACELLIESKYSMQEISESIGFSSQSVFSRFFKTNLSMSPLAFRDEHRAK from the coding sequence ATGCCCAAAAGCGTTTCAAATGTCATCATGAGAAATGTATTACAGAAATTAAAAGGCGACGGTGTTAACACAAAATCTATTATTGAATATTGTGGCGTATCTGATTATGAGATTGAACGAGATAATGGACGTATAGCAGAACATAAACATTATCGTTTTATGCTAAAAACAAAAGAATATCTACAGCCATTTAATGATTTTATTTTTGATAATTTTATGACGTTATCGTTCCAAAATCATCCTGATTTCGTTGGTATTTGTTTAAATGAAAGCAGCGCCAAAGAAGCACTCGATTCGTATGTCAGATACCGCATCATGATTGGTAACTGCGATGATTTAATTAAACACGCTGGTGCAGAAAAAAGCAGCTTTGAATATATTAATCTGGGGCCAAAAGAACTTGGCGCTTCACAGGCCATTTTTAATTTCATTATGCTTTATAGCATAGTCAAAAACTATTCCGACTCTTTCAGAGTTAATATCGGGTTCGTTGGAAAACCGCCACAGAGAAAACATTTACTGGATATGTTTTTTAATACGCCATGTTTATGGGAGCAAAATAGCAACTTTATTATTTTTAACAACCAAGAATTAGACAGACCACGACAAGGTTATAATGGCAGCTTAAACTCCATGCAAAAGGTGAGGTTAAATGAACTCTGCCGCAATTTGGAGAGTGATAGCAATTATTCCTCGTTAATCAAAGAGATGATAATCCATTCCATTCATTTAGGGCGATTTGATGGCGATGATTCAATATTGGAAGACATTTGTAACAATCTGAGTATCAGCAGATGGACACTTAATCGGAAGTTGCAGAACGAAAACACCTCTTTTATTACCTTATTAAAAGAGACGAAAATAAAAATGGCCTGTGAATTATTAATTGAATCAAAATACTCTATGCAAGAGATCAGTGAGTCGATTGGCTTTTCTTCACAGAGCGTTTTTAGCCGTTTCTTCAAAACCAATCTATCGATGAGCCCTTTAGCATTCAGAGATGAACACCGAGCTAAATAA
- a CDS encoding right-handed parallel beta-helix repeat-containing protein produces MKKAGYLIALLLAFWHLPGLAASSCTAANLRYANSSNTLYLQTGGICRVADIAALKPLQLVNQGGGIYLLKANLKLTDGSALLIDGDDPTDPVIEFRLLSNNTGLANSVVNLTADYGIVQINHTKVLSWDEAVQGPDTDYTTANRAYIRVRSGAADKQSRMDVTGSDIGYLGYYASESYGLTWKVSGTLNDVRVYGNILNSRIHNNYFGVFTYGAYGMMISGNEFDHNVKYGLDPHDDSDYLTITSNSSHHNGDHGIICSQRCNNLVIRYNNSYSNAGHGIMLHRSVDYSLVENNQVFDNEDTGIALFESNNNIIRGNIVQGNKTGIRLSVGSSYNSFQGNMIYGSTDNGIYTFKGTDEPERVGNDGINRGNVWSQNDITATGAYILKLNATDGDTFSGNDFTGNPLAKFYVKGATNTIYTDNLLDPSMSLP; encoded by the coding sequence ATGAAAAAAGCAGGATATCTGATTGCACTGTTGCTTGCGTTCTGGCATTTGCCAGGGCTTGCTGCCAGCAGTTGTACGGCCGCTAATCTGCGGTATGCCAACTCCAGCAATACCTTATATCTACAAACGGGCGGTATTTGTCGGGTCGCCGATATTGCGGCATTGAAACCGCTACAACTGGTTAATCAGGGCGGGGGGATCTATCTGTTAAAGGCGAACCTCAAATTGACCGATGGCTCTGCGTTACTGATCGATGGTGATGATCCGACAGATCCTGTCATTGAGTTTCGTCTGTTGTCTAACAACACCGGGCTGGCTAATAGTGTCGTTAATCTGACCGCTGATTACGGCATTGTGCAAATTAACCATACCAAAGTGCTGTCGTGGGACGAAGCGGTACAGGGGCCGGACACTGATTACACCACGGCTAATCGGGCCTACATTCGTGTGCGATCCGGTGCTGCAGATAAACAATCACGCATGGATGTCACCGGCAGTGATATCGGTTATCTGGGCTATTACGCCTCGGAATCATACGGGTTAACCTGGAAAGTATCGGGTACGCTGAATGACGTTCGTGTATATGGCAATATTCTCAATAGCCGCATCCACAATAACTATTTCGGGGTGTTCACTTACGGTGCTTACGGCATGATGATCAGCGGTAACGAGTTTGATCATAATGTGAAATATGGGCTGGATCCGCATGATGATTCCGATTACCTGACCATCACCAGTAACAGTTCCCACCATAATGGCGACCACGGCATTATATGTTCGCAGCGCTGTAACAATCTGGTGATCCGCTACAACAATAGTTACAGCAATGCTGGTCATGGCATCATGCTGCATCGTTCGGTGGATTATTCGCTGGTGGAGAATAATCAGGTATTTGATAACGAAGATACCGGTATTGCGTTGTTTGAAAGCAACAACAATATTATTCGGGGCAATATTGTGCAGGGTAATAAGACCGGCATTCGGCTTTCAGTCGGGTCATCCTATAACAGTTTTCAGGGCAACATGATTTACGGTAGCACTGATAACGGTATTTATACCTTTAAAGGGACGGATGAACCGGAGCGGGTAGGCAATGATGGTATCAATCGTGGCAACGTGTGGTCGCAAAACGATATCACGGCGACAGGCGCTTATATTCTCAAATTGAATGCTACCGATGGAGACACTTTCAGCGGCAATGATTTTACCGGTAATCCACTGGCTAAGTTTTATGTGAAAGGGGCAACTAATACCATCTATACCGACAATTTACTGGATCCCAGCATGTCATTACCTTGA
- a CDS encoding right-handed parallel beta-helix repeat-containing protein: MNKIVIVGLLACGLMFTQWAQAEFYTVQTVSTQVVDPALPALPDISGYNRNAILQKQAQWQKPAHITFERMINNVATRKFFKGGKLGMWAQKQGQFPKAIYVHDGILTLPALHKTMPDALVKLNQQQYLLRFPIVVMNHAAFAIAPGEELLLSHERGSFLVNAGDVFIVDGALRGWSEKTNSPAKYNGKKEDYRPFYIGWSGSETYAYGSLIESLGSLNSKAYGFTLSTYSEQDEMYAPLTLNRLQHPRGWLVNNRITDMFYGFYSYEANDVVLVGNKYYDNIYYGIDPHDRSHHLIIANNEVWGTKVRHGIIGSRDVSGSFIFGNVSHDNNQAGIMLDRASNHNVVMQNSSYNNGSDGLAVYESHHNLIADNRFYNNQHHGIRFRNSLDVTLKDNLILQNGHYGIYGYLSDLSAHAPLPGHEARDLKLDPYEMRGSGYISGGVIALNGSGALFTTGLEAVEIGKLALDENGKRREITLGGDLVPYTDVISTVWYGDVNEVLFSRAVSTKRSNALNSVSLEVANE, encoded by the coding sequence ATGAACAAAATAGTGATAGTCGGTCTTCTCGCTTGCGGGCTCATGTTTACACAATGGGCGCAGGCAGAGTTCTATACTGTGCAAACTGTTTCGACACAGGTTGTCGATCCGGCGTTACCGGCCTTGCCAGATATTAGTGGTTATAACCGGAATGCCATTTTACAAAAACAGGCTCAATGGCAGAAACCCGCCCATATTACCTTTGAACGTATGATCAACAATGTGGCAACCCGGAAGTTTTTTAAGGGTGGCAAACTTGGCATGTGGGCACAAAAACAAGGCCAATTTCCCAAGGCGATCTATGTTCACGATGGCATTCTGACCTTACCGGCTTTGCATAAGACCATGCCGGATGCGTTGGTTAAATTGAATCAACAGCAGTATTTGCTGCGTTTTCCCATCGTGGTGATGAATCATGCCGCGTTCGCGATTGCACCGGGGGAAGAGTTATTACTTTCTCATGAGCGGGGCAGTTTTCTGGTGAATGCGGGTGATGTATTTATTGTCGATGGTGCTTTACGTGGCTGGAGTGAGAAGACCAATTCGCCGGCCAAATATAACGGCAAAAAAGAGGATTACCGCCCGTTTTATATCGGCTGGAGTGGTTCGGAAACCTATGCCTATGGTTCGTTAATTGAGAGCCTCGGTTCACTGAATAGTAAGGCGTATGGTTTTACGCTGTCGACCTATTCAGAACAGGATGAGATGTATGCTCCGCTGACCCTGAACCGGTTGCAACATCCCCGCGGTTGGTTGGTTAACAACCGGATCACCGATATGTTTTATGGCTTCTACTCTTATGAAGCGAATGATGTCGTGTTGGTTGGTAATAAATATTACGACAACATCTATTACGGCATCGATCCGCATGATCGCTCTCACCATCTGATCATTGCTAATAATGAGGTGTGGGGTACTAAAGTTCGCCATGGCATCATCGGTTCGCGTGATGTCAGCGGCTCGTTCATTTTTGGCAATGTGTCACACGATAATAATCAAGCCGGCATCATGCTTGATCGCGCCAGTAACCATAACGTTGTTATGCAAAACAGCAGTTATAACAATGGTAGTGATGGGCTGGCGGTATATGAAAGCCATCATAATCTGATCGCCGATAACCGTTTTTATAATAACCAGCATCATGGTATCCGCTTTCGCAACAGCCTTGATGTGACCCTCAAAGACAACCTCATTCTGCAGAATGGTCATTACGGAATTTATGGCTATCTAAGCGATCTTTCCGCGCACGCTCCGTTACCCGGTCATGAAGCACGCGACTTGAAACTTGATCCGTATGAGATGCGCGGCTCTGGTTATATCAGTGGTGGTGTCATTGCGTTAAATGGCAGTGGTGCACTGTTTACCACCGGATTAGAAGCCGTAGAAATTGGCAAATTAGCCTTAGATGAAAATGGTAAACGTCGTGAAATCACCTTGGGTGGCGACTTAGTTCCTTATACCGATGTGATTTCTACCGTCTGGTATGGCGATGTCAACGAAGTGTTGTTCAGCCGCGCCGTCTCAACGAAACGCTCGAACGCGCTCAATTCTGTTTCACTGGAGGTGGCCAATGAATAA
- a CDS encoding polysaccharide lyase — protein MNIARSYSLISLTGLLLAGFWAAPANAVLQAPVGYLQGHLNIRASEQATDCPPLNVYQGGLEIPSKYVQSEKSKDVIDDDNEARYEAMSAPMSDLQQLSAALTDKLFKGKGTEQDLQCLRQHWLAWAKAGALLQPTKSAVGKAIRKWTLGAVAANYLKIKLNLPEDDPTFPKVERQAVERWLGLVAGEVVKDYSHRKPEQINNHDYWAAWGVMTTAVVLNRDDLFNWSGEVYLYAMAQINADGELPNELKRRSRALSYHNFALQPLVLLAAFGEANGQHWLRADNAALQRLAALVIRNLDDSSALAQAAEAKQVKESLREHGRLAWLAPYIAISGNREWLPLVKSLSTLKMTRLGGDLSYLYLRNEPGFAQ, from the coding sequence ATGAACATAGCACGCAGTTATTCGCTGATTTCACTGACGGGGTTGCTCTTGGCTGGTTTCTGGGCTGCGCCGGCTAACGCGGTATTACAGGCGCCGGTGGGCTATCTGCAAGGCCATCTGAATATTCGCGCATCAGAGCAAGCTACTGATTGCCCGCCGCTGAACGTCTATCAGGGGGGGCTTGAGATCCCCAGTAAATATGTGCAGTCGGAAAAGTCGAAAGATGTAATCGACGACGACAACGAAGCGCGTTATGAGGCGATGTCGGCACCGATGTCTGATTTGCAACAATTATCGGCTGCGTTGACTGACAAGTTATTTAAAGGCAAAGGCACTGAGCAGGATCTGCAATGCTTGCGTCAGCACTGGCTGGCGTGGGCCAAAGCCGGTGCGCTGCTGCAACCGACTAAGTCTGCAGTGGGAAAAGCCATTCGAAAATGGACGCTGGGGGCTGTTGCTGCCAACTATCTGAAAATAAAGCTGAACCTGCCAGAGGATGATCCTACTTTTCCGAAAGTGGAACGTCAGGCGGTGGAACGCTGGCTGGGGTTAGTCGCTGGCGAAGTAGTAAAAGATTACAGCCACCGTAAACCAGAGCAGATCAACAATCACGATTATTGGGCGGCTTGGGGGGTGATGACGACCGCGGTCGTACTGAATCGTGACGATCTGTTCAATTGGTCTGGCGAGGTCTACCTCTATGCGATGGCGCAGATTAACGCCGACGGCGAGTTGCCCAACGAATTAAAACGCCGTAGCCGGGCACTCAGTTACCACAACTTTGCCCTGCAACCCTTGGTATTACTGGCTGCCTTTGGTGAAGCCAATGGTCAGCACTGGTTGCGTGCTGATAATGCAGCATTACAACGTCTGGCGGCACTCGTGATCCGTAATCTGGATGACAGCAGTGCACTGGCGCAGGCGGCTGAGGCTAAACAAGTCAAAGAAAGCCTGCGTGAACATGGGCGGCTTGCCTGGCTGGCACCTTACATCGCCATCTCAGGTAACCGGGAGTGGTTACCGTTAGTTAAATCGTTATCAACACTGAAAATGACCCGTTTGGGTGGAGATCTTAGCTACCTCTATTTACGCAACGAACCAGGATTTGCGCAATGA
- a CDS encoding mannose-1-phosphate guanylyltransferase/mannose-6-phosphate isomerase, with product MIPVILSGGSGSRLWPLSRKQYPKQFLNLLGDHTLLQQTVMRLPEKQFGKPFLVCNQLHRFIVREQMQQISRSTHSVLLEPFGRNTAPAVALSAMLITEEDGDDLMLVLPADHVIRDLPAFHAALERGRAEAEAGKLVLFGIVPTAPETGYGYVKSHSVNGLEAVPVERFVEKPDRATAISFLASGDYFWNSGMFMFKASRFLQELKKFQPDIYDICQLSLERKFRDLDFWRIDPDSFAFCPDDSIDYAIMEKTDDAVVVPLQAGWSDVGSWSALWEEQDKDPQFNLVKGAAELIDTDHCYVHTTHRTVSLIGMQDTVVIETKDAVLVANINKVQDVKQLVKKLEQEDRPEAQHHREMFRPWGSVDAIDKGQRFGVQHLTIQPQQSISLHRHLHRSEHWVVVSGCAQATIGDETILMGENQSTYIPAGVFHRLSNPGQVPLEIIEIQTGSYLQDKDIERVADMYGRVNERDSTPAQNWPMAQGVRIVPH from the coding sequence ATGATCCCAGTCATTCTCTCAGGTGGTAGTGGTTCACGTCTTTGGCCGCTTTCCCGTAAGCAATATCCAAAGCAGTTTCTGAACTTATTAGGTGACCACACGCTGTTACAGCAAACAGTCATGCGGTTGCCGGAAAAACAGTTCGGTAAACCGTTTCTGGTTTGTAATCAGTTGCATCGTTTTATCGTGCGCGAACAGATGCAACAAATCAGCCGTTCGACACACAGCGTGTTGCTGGAACCGTTTGGGCGGAATACGGCACCGGCGGTGGCATTATCCGCCATGTTGATCACTGAGGAAGATGGTGACGACTTGATGCTGGTATTACCGGCCGACCATGTGATCCGTGATTTACCGGCGTTTCATGCGGCATTAGAGCGTGGGCGAGCGGAAGCGGAGGCCGGCAAACTGGTGTTATTCGGCATTGTGCCGACCGCACCGGAAACCGGTTATGGCTATGTGAAAAGCCATTCGGTGAATGGGCTGGAAGCGGTGCCGGTAGAGCGGTTTGTTGAAAAACCCGATCGGGCCACGGCGATCAGTTTTCTCGCCAGCGGTGACTATTTCTGGAACAGCGGCATGTTCATGTTTAAAGCCAGCCGCTTCCTGCAGGAGTTGAAAAAATTCCAGCCGGATATTTATGACATTTGCCAGTTGTCGTTAGAACGCAAATTCCGCGATCTCGACTTCTGGCGCATTGATCCCGACAGTTTTGCATTCTGCCCTGATGACTCTATCGATTACGCCATCATGGAAAAAACCGATGATGCCGTGGTGGTGCCGTTGCAGGCTGGGTGGAGCGATGTCGGTAGCTGGTCGGCCTTGTGGGAGGAGCAAGACAAAGATCCGCAATTCAATCTGGTGAAAGGCGCTGCCGAGCTGATTGATACCGACCATTGTTACGTCCACACCACCCATCGGACAGTCAGTCTGATCGGCATGCAAGATACCGTGGTCATTGAGACCAAAGATGCCGTGCTGGTGGCGAATATTAATAAAGTGCAAGACGTCAAACAGCTGGTGAAAAAACTGGAACAAGAGGATCGCCCAGAAGCACAACATCACCGAGAAATGTTCCGGCCATGGGGCAGCGTGGATGCCATTGATAAAGGGCAACGTTTCGGTGTGCAACACCTGACGATCCAGCCGCAACAAAGCATTTCACTGCATCGCCATTTACATCGCTCTGAACATTGGGTGGTGGTGTCGGGTTGTGCGCAGGCCACCATTGGTGACGAAACCATTTTGATGGGGGAAAACCAATCTACCTATATTCCTGCCGGTGTCTTCCACCGACTCAGTAACCCAGGCCAGGTACCGCTGGAGATCATCGAGATCCAGACCGGCAGTTATCTGCAGGATAAAGATATTGAGCGGGTGGCAGACATGTATGGTCGGGTTAATGAACGGGATTCGACGCCAGCACAAAACTGGCCGATGGCACAGGGAGTGCGCATCGTTCCGCATTAA
- a CDS encoding phosphomannomutase CpsG (capsular polysaccharide biosynthesis protein; catalyzes the formation of D-mannose 6-phosphate from alpha-D-mannose 1-phosphate) produces MGSFNCFKAYDIRGRLGDELDEDVAYRIGRAYARYLNARAVVVGGDVRLSSEGLKQALVQGLRDSGADVIDLGMTGTEEIYFATWFLGVDGGIEVTASHNPIDYNGMKLVRSGSRPISGDTGLNEIRRMAEMIDYGPQAGIPGLYRQESILSAYIDHLMSYIDFSKLTPKKLVVNAGNGAAGHVINAIEKVFISQRVPVQLIKIHNEPDGTFPHGIPNPLLPENRADTANAVHAYGADMGIAWDGDFDRCFLFDQHGEFIEGYYIVGLLAESFLLKKPGARIIYDPRLTWNTEEIVTQTGGVPVMSKTGHAFIKERMRAEDAVYGGEMSAHHYFRDFGYCDSGMIPWLLVLELLCVRKQPLSTLVAERIARYPSPGEINSHLSDPQQAIQRVLDAYSGQALNIDYTDGISLSFDDWRFNLRSSNTEPVVRLNVESRADEVLMQQKTAEILSLLRQEG; encoded by the coding sequence ATGGGATCATTTAATTGCTTTAAAGCTTACGATATTCGTGGTCGATTGGGTGACGAACTGGACGAAGATGTTGCCTATCGTATCGGGCGTGCTTATGCCCGTTATCTGAACGCGCGTGCCGTTGTGGTGGGTGGTGATGTGCGCCTTTCCAGTGAAGGATTAAAACAAGCACTGGTACAAGGGTTACGCGACAGCGGTGCCGATGTTATCGATTTAGGCATGACTGGCACCGAAGAGATTTATTTTGCCACCTGGTTTTTGGGTGTTGACGGCGGCATTGAAGTCACCGCGTCACATAACCCCATCGACTATAACGGCATGAAACTGGTGCGCAGCGGCAGTCGGCCGATCAGCGGTGACACCGGCTTGAATGAGATCCGCCGTATGGCGGAGATGATCGATTATGGCCCGCAAGCCGGCATTCCCGGGCTGTATCGTCAGGAAAGCATTCTGTCGGCGTATATTGATCACCTGATGAGTTATATCGATTTCAGTAAATTAACGCCGAAAAAACTGGTCGTGAATGCAGGCAATGGCGCGGCTGGTCATGTGATCAATGCCATTGAAAAGGTGTTTATCAGCCAACGCGTACCGGTGCAATTGATCAAGATCCACAATGAGCCAGACGGCACATTCCCTCATGGTATTCCTAACCCCTTGTTACCAGAAAACCGCGCAGACACGGCCAATGCGGTGCATGCCTATGGTGCTGATATGGGCATCGCGTGGGACGGTGATTTTGACCGTTGTTTCCTGTTTGATCAACACGGTGAATTTATTGAGGGGTATTACATCGTTGGTTTGCTGGCGGAAAGTTTTCTGCTGAAGAAACCCGGTGCCCGCATTATTTACGACCCGCGCCTGACGTGGAACACCGAAGAGATCGTCACCCAAACCGGTGGAGTGCCGGTGATGTCGAAAACCGGCCATGCCTTTATCAAAGAGCGCATGCGCGCCGAAGATGCGGTCTATGGCGGCGAGATGAGTGCCCATCACTATTTCCGTGATTTTGGTTATTGCGATAGTGGCATGATCCCATGGTTACTGGTGCTGGAGCTGTTGTGTGTCCGCAAACAACCGCTGTCGACGCTGGTAGCCGAACGCATTGCCCGTTACCCATCACCGGGTGAAATTAACAGCCATCTCAGCGACCCCCAGCAAGCGATCCAGCGTGTGTTAGATGCATACAGCGGGCAGGCGCTGAACATCGATTACACCGATGGTATCAGTCTGTCTTTCGATGATTGGCGTTTTAATCTGCGCAGCTCGAATACCGAACCGGTTGTGCGACTGAATGTTGAGTCGCGAGCTGATGAAGTGTTGATGCAACAAAAAACAGCGGAAATTTTATCGCTGTTACGCCAGGAGGGCTAA
- the manA gene encoding mannose-6-phosphate isomerase, class I → MKMMEETFQAAWQAIGGEMLQQPLWLINSLQPYDWGTTDVLPWLLGIENPQQQPQAEVWVGAHPKAPSQVVFPDAQFSLEQLIDGQPHAILGARAIQRFGPKLPFLFKILSAKKALSIQVHPDLAQAQAGFAHENAIGIPLTAAERNYHDANHKPELLYALTQFVGLVGFRPIAEIVRLLVLVGEHQLLTWAKRLQKEGETALAAFYSWLLLLSSKELEHLLSAAGPSLQFQHEPAFAEVRRLAQEHPGDSGILSPLVLNLVSLVPGEAMFIPAGTPHAYLRGTGVEVMASSDNVLRAGLTKKHIAPDELLSTVIFRSMTPDIMRQPANKPSVNKIEQRFPVPVDDFELSIIRLQSGDTFPVGLLPEVELLFCLKGTITLTNAQGEPWTLTPASSVLLPAASQGWQLSGHGKVARVRIGPSLMH, encoded by the coding sequence ATGAAAATGATGGAAGAGACATTTCAGGCCGCATGGCAAGCCATTGGCGGAGAAATGCTGCAACAGCCATTGTGGCTGATTAATAGTCTGCAACCTTATGATTGGGGCACGACCGATGTATTGCCCTGGTTGCTCGGTATTGAAAATCCGCAACAACAACCACAGGCAGAAGTGTGGGTCGGCGCTCATCCGAAAGCGCCGTCACAGGTGGTGTTCCCTGATGCGCAATTTTCACTGGAACAACTGATCGACGGGCAACCGCATGCCATTCTCGGGGCGCGGGCGATCCAGCGTTTCGGGCCGAAATTACCGTTTTTATTCAAAATATTGTCGGCCAAAAAAGCCTTGTCTATTCAGGTACACCCTGATTTAGCGCAGGCGCAAGCGGGTTTTGCCCACGAAAATGCAATTGGTATTCCGCTCACGGCCGCTGAGCGTAACTACCATGACGCCAATCATAAGCCGGAGCTGTTATACGCGCTGACGCAGTTTGTCGGCTTGGTTGGGTTCCGGCCCATTGCTGAGATCGTGCGGTTGTTAGTGTTAGTCGGTGAACACCAATTGCTGACTTGGGCGAAACGACTGCAAAAAGAGGGGGAAACGGCACTGGCAGCTTTTTATAGCTGGCTATTGTTGTTGTCGAGCAAAGAACTGGAACATCTGCTCTCTGCTGCCGGCCCCAGCCTGCAATTTCAACATGAGCCCGCTTTTGCTGAAGTGCGGCGGTTAGCACAGGAACATCCGGGCGATAGCGGAATTTTGTCACCGCTCGTGCTGAATCTGGTATCGCTGGTGCCAGGCGAAGCGATGTTTATTCCGGCCGGTACACCGCACGCTTATCTGCGGGGAACGGGCGTTGAGGTCATGGCCAGCTCAGACAATGTGTTACGAGCTGGGTTAACGAAAAAACATATCGCACCGGATGAACTTCTATCGACGGTGATCTTTCGCAGTATGACGCCGGACATTATGCGTCAGCCTGCAAACAAACCGTCTGTGAACAAAATAGAACAGCGGTTTCCTGTACCGGTGGATGACTTTGAGCTTTCGATTATACGCCTGCAAAGTGGTGACACTTTTCCGGTCGGATTGTTACCTGAGGTTGAACTGTTATTTTGCCTGAAAGGCACGATCACGCTAACCAATGCACAAGGCGAACCGTGGACACTGACGCCTGCGTCCAGTGTGCTGCTGCCGGCAGCCAGTCAGGGTTGGCAACTGAGCGGCCATGGCAAAGTGGCAAGGGTGCGCATTGGCCCATCATTGATGCATTAA
- a CDS encoding alginate biosynthesis protein AlgX — MNKFAPIFSVLTFLLSVTGAGVSQAADNGLPKYAAEPCCQLCPEAQKTSAEVALKEGSAGWLFAATERATNAEPLTTPERAFLLKLLVQELAQKGTTVMLVMPPSRTLMYADHQLSKGAAAETTKEYLQTLSFFRQAGFLVPAYERLQPTVSGSAEPFFFKRDIHWTSSGAMQTAQLAAADIRKLALFEHQPEQRFETTAQGVLKISGLLNNQSQTLCGGQRYPLEFTPHFVTKAVDEATTTSADDIWLIGSSQSVENRFNFNGFLQQSLSRKVSNYTPDDGNSSVGWTKLLASEAFQTKPPKLILWELPYEHRKLSASQLRQMIALVNNGCESYPTLEQKTQVFKGNNLNDVIFGANLLKTHPSQLIFDLKLSDPSIEQLLLTVWYSDGGKSDFQIRKNSQLTDSGRFSFVLGNVEMRQPRFFVSLDLALPGAARGKTTINASVCHFPDNLLQTAGR; from the coding sequence ATGAATAAGTTCGCACCCATTTTTAGTGTTCTGACATTTCTATTGAGTGTCACTGGCGCTGGCGTGTCACAGGCGGCTGATAATGGTTTACCTAAATATGCCGCCGAACCTTGCTGTCAGTTGTGCCCGGAAGCACAAAAAACCTCGGCAGAAGTTGCTTTGAAGGAAGGAAGCGCCGGTTGGTTGTTTGCGGCTACCGAGCGGGCTACCAATGCCGAACCATTAACAACCCCAGAGCGCGCTTTTTTACTCAAATTACTGGTGCAGGAGTTAGCGCAAAAAGGCACCACTGTGATGCTGGTTATGCCGCCATCGCGGACGTTGATGTATGCGGATCATCAGCTGAGTAAGGGAGCCGCCGCTGAAACGACGAAAGAATATCTACAGACTTTGAGTTTTTTTCGTCAGGCCGGTTTTTTAGTGCCAGCGTATGAGCGTTTGCAGCCCACCGTGTCGGGATCAGCCGAGCCGTTTTTCTTTAAACGTGACATTCACTGGACGTCCTCTGGTGCGATGCAAACCGCACAATTAGCTGCCGCGGATATTCGCAAATTAGCGTTGTTTGAACACCAACCGGAACAACGTTTTGAAACTACGGCACAGGGTGTGCTGAAAATCAGTGGGCTGCTGAATAATCAGTCGCAGACGTTGTGTGGTGGTCAGCGTTATCCACTGGAGTTCACGCCGCATTTTGTCACCAAAGCGGTTGATGAGGCGACAACGACATCTGCTGATGACATCTGGCTGATCGGTTCCAGCCAATCAGTGGAAAACCGCTTTAATTTCAATGGATTTTTACAGCAGAGCCTATCGCGAAAGGTCAGTAATTATACGCCAGATGATGGCAACAGCAGCGTCGGATGGACGAAATTACTGGCATCGGAGGCTTTCCAGACTAAACCGCCAAAACTGATTTTATGGGAATTGCCATATGAGCATCGCAAACTCAGTGCGTCGCAATTACGGCAAATGATCGCGTTAGTGAATAACGGTTGTGAGTCTTATCCGACGCTGGAGCAGAAAACACAGGTTTTTAAGGGGAACAACCTGAACGATGTGATATTCGGCGCCAACCTGCTGAAGACGCATCCTAGTCAGTTGATTTTTGATTTGAAATTAAGCGATCCATCCATTGAACAATTACTGCTAACAGTCTGGTATTCCGATGGCGGGAAAAGTGATTTTCAGATCAGAAAAAACAGTCAGCTCACTGACAGCGGACGTTTTAGTTTTGTGTTGGGTAATGTCGAGATGAGACAGCCGCGCTTTTTCGTCTCCCTTGATTTAGCCCTGCCTGGTGCTGCGCGTGGAAAAACTACCATCAATGCCAGCGTCTGTCATTTCCCCGATAACTTGTTACAGACCGCAGGGAGATGA